The following coding sequences are from one Desulfitibacter alkalitolerans DSM 16504 window:
- a CDS encoding DUF6133 family protein, with the protein MAVNIRDHLTLKYLTAKTLLCSQRGEGFVDTAIKILMAVVIGALVLAGLYALFGETVLFSSRYKHDRKCYA; encoded by the coding sequence ATGGCGGTCAATATCCGTGACCATCTGACTTTGAAGTATCTCACGGCAAAGACCCTGCTCTGCTCCCAGCGCGGGGAGGGATTTGTGGATACCGCCATAAAAATCCTAATGGCCGTTGTAATCGGCGCGCTTGTCCTCGCCGGGCTCTATGCCCTGTTCGGAGAAACGGTGCTTTTTTCTTCACGGTATAAACACGATAGAAAGTGCTACGCTTAA
- a CDS encoding YodL domain-containing protein — translation MNGIQIKNNRILYYGNTAGYLDTKRATAIVDPMFENDELKSYLSNTKGLNIEWRPGTFDRLATGKLDPEGNLQVLKKCRVHQLKPDADIMMKFIGYDELTERFGEPDPSNYQVVYDGEVETNDLEELYAKFNLDHPPSYEGHSLSMSDVVELYDESGNSFHYVDRFGFREIPFQESGQELEQGPQMSM, via the coding sequence ATGAACGGAATCCAAATCAAAAACAACCGCATTCTCTACTATGGCAATACGGCGGGCTATCTTGACACCAAACGGGCAACGGCCATAGTGGACCCGATGTTTGAAAACGATGAGCTGAAATCTTATCTTTCAAACACCAAAGGGCTTAACATTGAGTGGAGGCCCGGTACCTTTGACCGTCTGGCGACGGGTAAGCTCGACCCGGAGGGCAACCTGCAGGTGCTGAAGAAATGCAGGGTGCATCAGCTGAAGCCGGATGCCGATATTATGATGAAATTCATCGGATACGACGAACTCACGGAGCGCTTCGGGGAGCCTGACCCTTCCAATTACCAAGTGGTATACGACGGCGAAGTGGAAACCAACGATCTGGAGGAACTCTATGCTAAATTCAACCTGGACCACCCGCCCAGCTACGAAGGGCACAGCCTCTCTATGTCGGACGTCGTGGAGCTGTATGATGAATCGGGCAACTCCTTCCACTATGTCGACCGCTTCGGCTTCCGGGAGATACCGTTTCAGGAATCGGGACAAGAGTTGGAGCAAGGCCCGCAGATGAGTATGTAA
- a CDS encoding DUF6133 family protein, with amino-acid sequence MKNFINSIKGKSFEMAVRTRRILMDKRGEGFVDTAIKILIAVVIGALLLAGLYALFGEMIMPELRDRIQDMFNYGG; translated from the coding sequence ATGAAAAACTTTATCAACTCTATCAAGGGCAAATCCTTTGAGATGGCAGTAAGAACAAGGCGGATATTAATGGATAAACGCGGCGAAGGCTTTGTGGATACGGCAATTAAAATTTTAATTGCTGTTGTCATCGGCGCTTTGCTCCTCGCCGGGCTTTATGCTCTCTTTGGCGAAATGATTATGCCGGAATTACGCGACCGTATTCAAGACATGTTCAACTATGGCGGTTAA
- a CDS encoding SpoVG family protein gives MSKTQAAPKAPQQDAQTAAEQPLPMKVDVKISSIRPEGNIRAIASVNLNDCFAIRNVKVMDSTKGLFVAMPSYKAGSGEYKDICFPVTKEFREQLNNVVIDAYHQALTQSQGQNQQKAEVSPFEQTPEQRSGMQMTGL, from the coding sequence ATGAGTAAAACCCAGGCAGCACCCAAGGCTCCCCAGCAGGATGCACAGACCGCCGCGGAACAGCCCCTGCCCATGAAGGTAGATGTGAAAATCAGCTCCATCCGGCCGGAGGGCAATATCCGTGCTATCGCATCCGTCAATCTGAATGACTGCTTTGCCATCCGCAACGTGAAGGTGATGGACAGCACTAAGGGGCTGTTTGTAGCCATGCCCAGCTACAAGGCCGGAAGCGGTGAATACAAGGACATCTGCTTCCCGGTAACCAAGGAATTCCGGGAGCAGCTGAACAACGTCGTCATTGACGCTTACCATCAGGCTCTGACGCAGAGCCAGGGACAGAACCAGCAGAAGGCGGAAGTATCCCCTTTTGAACAAACGCCGGAGCAGCGCTCCGGCATGCAGATGACGGGACTATAG